In Methanobrevibacter sp. TMH8, the sequence GTGATGACATTGGTATTGAAGTTACTAGAATAAATGCTAAATTATTACTTTTAGCTCTTGGTAATTCATCTTACCAAAAAGTTCCACATAATTTCCAAGAAGCTCTTGAATATTCAGCTAGTGGAAAAATTATTGTTATGGGTGGAACTGAACCTGCCCACAGTACTGATGCTGTAAGTGCTATTTTAGCCGAATATGTCCAAGCTGATATGTTAATTAACCTTACTTCTGTTGATGGGATGTATACAAAAGATCCTAATAAATACTCTGATGCAGAACTAATTGAAGAAATTACAGCTACTGAAATGTTAAAATTCATTAATGGAAATGATGTTAAAGCTGGAACATATGAATTCTTTGATATGACAGCTATCCAAATGATTAAACGTTCTTCCCTTGAAACCATAATAGCTAATGGAGAAGATCCCCAAAATTTAGTTAAAGCTATTAAAAAAGAAAAAATAGGAACTAGAATTATTTCTGAATAAAAAACTTAACTTTTATAAATATATAATTGAGATTTAAATATGAAAAATTGAATCATTTTAATAAGACTTAACTAATTTAATTATAATTCAATTTTAATATAAATAATTTAATCATATAAACAATAAAGAGTTAAAATTATTAATTAATTTAATTATAATTTAATAAAAAATAATAAAGGTGAAATTATGACTGATATGCACAAACATTGCCCCGTATGTAACACTCCCATCCCATTAAACGAAACTACTTGCTCTGAAAAATGTCAAGGAGTTTTAACAAAGAGACAAGCGAGTATGAGAAAAAATAGGATGATTTTATTCGTATTAATGATTGTTTTTATAATCATCTTCATGTATATGATGTTTTTCAGAAATTAGGTTTTAGAATGTTATTATCTTCAACAAATACTCTTGAAAATAAAAAAATAACAAAATACCATGGATTAGTTACAGGAGAATCTTTAATAGGTTCTAATGTATATAAAGATTTATTTTCAGGAGTTCGAGATGTTGTAGGTGGAAGAACTTCTGCTTATGAAAAAGAATTAGATAAAGCAAGAGAAATAGCATTAAATATTATGGAAGAAAAAGCTAATGACCTCAAATCAAATGCTATTATTGGTTTGAAAATGTCTTATAATAACCTTGGTGGAACCATGGGAAATACTATCCTTGTAACTGCCTATGGAACAGCTATTTCTTATGAAGACTGAATATGTTATTGAATATATTATTTAATCATATTACTAAATTAGATATTATATATCTATTTATTATATATCCATTAAATTCTATTAGATATTGCATATCTATTAGTTATTAATAATTTTATTTTTATTATTTAATTATAGTCTCTTAATATTAAATTATAATATTTTTTAGTTTTTAATGTTTAAGAATATCATTAAAGTGAAAACATGAATATACAAAGACCTACAAGACAAAAACTTAAAGAAATAGGGGAAACTACACTTTGTATAGCTATAGGAACCTTAGTTGGAGTGTTTTCACTAGTTTTATTTTATTATTTTAACATAGCTATCTTTGGATTTAATATTGGATTAATTCTTTCTCCATTAATTGCAGGTTATGTTGAAACATATCTTGCAGATAAACTATATGGAAAAACAACTGGAGCAATTAGTGCATTCTTACTATTCATTTTAACTGTTCTTTATGGATTTATATATA encodes:
- the pyrH gene encoding UMP kinase; this encodes MRIVAAIGGSIIIKDYDYKKFQEYAEVLKKLAEEHEIFVVVGGGKPAREYIQVVRDLDCGEAKCDDIGIEVTRINAKLLLLALGNSSYQKVPHNFQEALEYSASGKIIVMGGTEPAHSTDAVSAILAEYVQADMLINLTSVDGMYTKDPNKYSDAELIEEITATEMLKFINGNDVKAGTYEFFDMTAIQMIKRSSLETIIANGEDPQNLVKAIKKEKIGTRIISE
- a CDS encoding DUF2116 family Zn-ribbon domain-containing protein translates to MTDMHKHCPVCNTPIPLNETTCSEKCQGVLTKRQASMRKNRMILFVLMIVFIIIFMYMMFFRN
- a CDS encoding heavy metal-binding domain-containing protein; this translates as MLLSSTNTLENKKITKYHGLVTGESLIGSNVYKDLFSGVRDVVGGRTSAYEKELDKAREIALNIMEEKANDLKSNAIIGLKMSYNNLGGTMGNTILVTAYGTAISYED